A single genomic interval of Mycolicibacterium sp. MU0053 harbors:
- a CDS encoding peptidoglycan endopeptidase produces the protein MFALATLLTLVNQVSGTPYVPGGDTPNGTDCSGLASWVANAATGRPIYGDRFHTGNQERALLARGFKYGTAPDSLVIGWNGGHTAVTLPDGTPVSSGEGGGVKIGGGGAYQPQFTKHMHLPAQELAGNEPPVDPMLPPPPAPIFVEAHTMMPPPPPPPPPAPLPPPGPEVVPADAMLPPPPAPPLPPPGPQFVPADAMLPPPPPPPAPVGI, from the coding sequence ATGTTTGCTTTAGCCACGTTGTTGACTCTCGTCAACCAGGTGTCGGGCACGCCGTATGTTCCCGGCGGGGATACGCCCAACGGCACCGACTGCTCGGGCCTGGCATCTTGGGTCGCCAATGCCGCGACCGGCCGTCCCATCTACGGCGACCGTTTCCACACCGGAAATCAAGAGCGCGCACTGCTGGCCCGCGGCTTCAAGTACGGCACCGCACCCGACTCGCTGGTGATCGGATGGAACGGCGGCCACACCGCCGTCACGCTTCCGGACGGCACCCCGGTCTCCAGCGGCGAGGGCGGCGGCGTCAAGATCGGTGGCGGCGGCGCGTACCAGCCGCAGTTCACCAAGCACATGCACCTGCCCGCCCAGGAGCTCGCCGGTAACGAGCCGCCCGTCGACCCCATGCTGCCGCCCCCGCCGGCGCCGATCTTCGTCGAAGCGCACACGATGATGCCGCCGCCTCCGCCACCGCCCCCGCCTGCGCCGTTGCCGCCGCCGGGCCCCGAGGTCGTGCCCGCCGACGCCATGTTGCCGCCGCCGCCGGCTCCCCCACTGCCGCCCCCGGGACCGCAGTTCGTGCCGGCCGACGCGATGCTGCCGCCCCCGCCGCCTCCGCCGGCGCCGGTCGGCATCTAG
- a CDS encoding CATRA system-associated protein, with protein MPDDLPVALTDEVSVALTSVVRLTLPAERWPAVAEVVHRMDDSVWTGDEKALRADLKKLRSAVIGTAPRPRPGEGAAPVVNPLSYRTTDYLGRTPVRWISAVLIAGAALLAIFIVFLMVVLALGAPDGDPTTAPSTSVSAPAAPAQEPAPQPETSNGGVYVVSIGILVLAGIGGFALVIWRRRVRARPRLAPEPSGEPIEFNLAHSADRDRVPADIKESVERLVAELARRRDP; from the coding sequence GTGCCCGACGACCTTCCCGTGGCGCTGACCGACGAAGTCTCGGTAGCGCTGACCTCAGTGGTGCGGCTGACGCTGCCCGCGGAACGTTGGCCCGCCGTGGCCGAGGTGGTCCACCGGATGGACGATTCGGTGTGGACCGGCGATGAGAAGGCGCTGCGTGCCGATCTGAAGAAGCTGCGGTCGGCCGTCATCGGGACGGCGCCGCGGCCGCGCCCCGGCGAGGGCGCCGCGCCCGTCGTGAACCCACTGTCGTACCGGACCACCGATTATCTGGGGCGCACCCCGGTCCGCTGGATTTCGGCCGTGCTGATCGCCGGGGCCGCGCTGCTGGCCATCTTCATCGTGTTTCTGATGGTGGTGCTGGCCCTCGGCGCGCCCGACGGCGATCCGACCACCGCGCCGTCCACCTCCGTCAGCGCCCCGGCGGCCCCGGCGCAGGAGCCCGCGCCGCAACCGGAGACCTCCAACGGAGGGGTGTATGTGGTCAGCATCGGCATCCTGGTGCTGGCCGGGATCGGCGGCTTCGCCTTGGTGATCTGGCGACGCCGGGTGCGTGCCCGGCCCCGGTTGGCGCCCGAGCCGTCGGGCGAGCCGATCGAGTTCAACCTGGCGCACTCGGCCGACCGCGACCGCGTACCGGCCGACATCAAGGAGTCGGTGGAGCGGCTGGTGGCCGAATTGGCGCGGCGGCGCGACCCCTAG
- a CDS encoding Clp protease N-terminal domain-containing protein yields MNAPRPAASVSLDTLIQAIRSVHTDALDQLTDAVLAAEHLDEVADHLIGHFVDQARRSGASWTQIGKCMGVTKQAVQKRFVPKAETMDPNEGFTRFTPRARNAVVAAQEAARQTRNSEISTDHVILGLLADRTSLAIAILQRRQIDLAELARLVQAPPGDAESPELIPFNSAAKKALELTFREALRLGHNYIGTEHLLLALLECENDLPEPGPLHRVGIDKETFEADLGAALAALTQTNP; encoded by the coding sequence ATGAACGCACCTCGTCCCGCGGCGTCGGTCAGCCTCGACACCCTCATCCAGGCCATCAGGTCCGTGCACACCGACGCGCTCGACCAACTGACCGACGCCGTCCTGGCCGCCGAACACCTCGACGAGGTCGCCGACCATCTCATCGGACACTTCGTGGACCAGGCCCGCCGCTCGGGTGCCTCCTGGACCCAGATCGGCAAATGCATGGGCGTCACCAAGCAGGCCGTCCAGAAGCGCTTCGTGCCCAAAGCCGAAACCATGGACCCCAACGAGGGATTCACCCGCTTCACCCCCCGCGCCCGCAATGCGGTCGTCGCCGCCCAGGAAGCCGCCCGCCAGACCCGCAACAGCGAGATCTCCACCGACCATGTGATTCTCGGTCTGCTCGCCGACCGCACCAGCCTGGCCATCGCGATCCTGCAGCGCCGGCAGATCGACCTCGCCGAACTGGCCCGTCTGGTTCAGGCGCCGCCCGGCGACGCCGAGTCGCCCGAGTTGATCCCGTTCAACAGCGCCGCGAAGAAGGCGCTGGAGCTCACCTTCCGCGAGGCACTGCGCCTGGGCCACAACTACATCGGCACCGAGCACCTGCTGCTGGCACTACTCGAGTGCGAGAACGATCTTCCCGAACCGGGTCCGCTGCACCGGGTCGGGATCGACAAGGAGACGTTCGAGGCCGACCTCGGCGCGGCGCTGGCAGCGCTGACGCAGACGAATCCCTGA
- a CDS encoding DUF1942 domain-containing protein, producing MRRWFSTVLAMLVAAALGMAAPLLPTAAAADIPIGRIGDTLRVQYGDLVADVTVGTIVPSEIPPGFGYPPRPPRHQVWKAQVVVQAVRVPNPYAMATSFVFNGVTPTGDAYRPRNSDGPEGLMNNLRNAPEGATVAGFVYWDCYRDLVTNVVITDKESGIRLAQWNV from the coding sequence ATGCGCCGCTGGTTTAGCACCGTCCTGGCCATGCTCGTGGCCGCCGCCCTGGGCATGGCGGCGCCGCTGCTGCCGACCGCCGCCGCCGCCGACATCCCGATCGGCCGAATCGGCGACACGCTGCGGGTGCAGTACGGGGACCTGGTGGCGGACGTCACCGTCGGCACCATCGTGCCCTCGGAGATCCCACCGGGCTTCGGGTATCCGCCCCGGCCACCGCGCCATCAGGTGTGGAAGGCGCAGGTGGTGGTGCAGGCGGTCCGGGTGCCCAACCCGTACGCGATGGCCACGAGCTTCGTCTTCAACGGCGTCACCCCCACCGGCGACGCCTACCGGCCGCGGAACAGCGATGGGCCCGAAGGTCTGATGAACAACCTCCGCAACGCCCCCGAGGGTGCCACCGTCGCCGGATTCGTGTATTGGGACTGCTACCGCGACCTCGTCACCAACGTGGTGATCACCGACAAGGAGAGCGGAATCCGGCTGGCCCAGTGGAACGTCTGA
- a CDS encoding GNAT family N-acetyltransferase, translating to MSCRVVAATSAPDELAELADVAARTFPLACPPESGPADIAEFIATQLSAERFAAYIADADRAVLVARTDDSPILGYTMLIRGVPDDPDVQRAVGERPAVELSKMYVLPDAHDGTVSAALMRAALERARRFGARTVWLGVNQENVRAQRFYAKHGFTVSGTKTFPLGSRIEHDFVMVRPA from the coding sequence GTGAGTTGCCGCGTCGTCGCGGCCACCTCGGCCCCTGACGAACTGGCCGAACTCGCAGACGTCGCGGCCCGCACCTTCCCGCTGGCCTGCCCGCCGGAATCCGGCCCCGCGGACATCGCCGAGTTCATCGCGACCCAACTGTCCGCCGAGCGGTTCGCCGCATACATCGCCGACGCCGATCGCGCGGTGTTGGTGGCCCGCACCGACGACAGCCCGATCCTGGGCTACACCATGCTGATTCGTGGCGTCCCCGACGACCCCGACGTGCAGCGGGCGGTCGGCGAGCGGCCCGCGGTGGAGCTGTCGAAGATGTATGTGCTGCCCGATGCCCACGACGGCACGGTGTCGGCTGCCCTGATGCGCGCCGCACTCGAGCGGGCGAGGCGATTCGGCGCCCGCACCGTCTGGCTAGGCGTCAATCAGGAAAACGTACGGGCCCAACGGTTTTACGCCAAGCACGGATTCACGGTCAGTGGAACCAAGACCTTCCCGCTGGGCTCGCGGATCGAACACGACTTTGTGATGGTGCGGCCGGCCTAA
- the zapE gene encoding cell division protein ZapE, which produces MVAPRLVDRHPTVSPERLIAQLVPPPTFVDVSFGSYQPDPAEPSQADAVIACGHFCEEALTRRAGKKKLFGKREVLPGVGVYLDGGFGVGKTHLLASTYFALAASEFGGDGAKAAFATFGELTQLAGVFGFTECIELLADYVVVCIDEFELDDPGNTTLVSRMLSQLVERGVSIAATSNTLPEQLGEGRFAAQDFLREINTLSQIFTTVRIEGPDYRHRGLPPAPDPLTDAQVAERAARVEGATLDEFDALCAHLATMHPSRYSTLIEGVQAVYLTGVHALDDQNVALRLVSLTDRLYDAGIPVVASGEKLDTVFSEEMLAGGYRKKYLRATSRLLALTAAGMETG; this is translated from the coding sequence ATGGTCGCCCCCCGCCTTGTGGATCGGCATCCGACGGTGTCGCCGGAACGGTTGATTGCGCAACTGGTCCCGCCGCCGACATTCGTCGATGTCAGCTTCGGTAGTTATCAACCGGATCCCGCCGAGCCGTCGCAGGCCGACGCGGTGATCGCGTGCGGGCATTTCTGCGAGGAGGCGCTGACCCGGCGCGCCGGAAAGAAGAAGCTGTTCGGCAAGCGCGAGGTGCTTCCGGGCGTCGGCGTCTACCTCGACGGTGGCTTCGGCGTGGGCAAGACGCACCTGCTGGCCTCCACCTACTTCGCGTTGGCGGCCTCCGAGTTCGGGGGTGACGGTGCCAAGGCCGCGTTCGCGACCTTCGGTGAACTGACCCAGCTGGCCGGCGTGTTCGGGTTCACCGAGTGCATCGAGTTGCTCGCCGACTACGTGGTGGTGTGCATCGACGAGTTCGAGCTCGACGACCCGGGCAACACCACCCTGGTGTCGCGGATGCTCTCGCAACTGGTGGAGCGGGGCGTGTCGATCGCGGCGACCTCCAACACGCTGCCCGAGCAACTCGGCGAGGGCCGCTTCGCCGCCCAGGACTTCCTGCGGGAGATCAACACGCTGTCGCAGATCTTCACGACCGTGCGCATCGAGGGGCCCGACTACCGGCACCGCGGTCTGCCCCCGGCGCCCGACCCGTTGACCGATGCGCAGGTGGCCGAGCGGGCCGCCCGCGTCGAGGGTGCCACCCTGGATGAATTCGACGCCCTGTGTGCGCATTTGGCGACCATGCACCCGTCGCGGTACTCGACGTTGATCGAGGGTGTGCAGGCCGTCTACCTGACCGGGGTGCACGCGCTGGACGATCAGAACGTGGCGCTGCGGCTGGTGTCGTTGACCGACCGGCTCTACGACGCGGGCATCCCGGTGGTGGCCTCGGGCGAGAAGCTGGACACCGTCTTCAGCGAGGAGATGCTGGCCGGCGGGTACCGCAAGAAGTACCTGCGCGCCACGTCGCGGCTGCTGGCGCTGACCGCGGCGGGCATGGAGACGGGTTAG
- a CDS encoding pyrimidine reductase family protein — protein sequence MAQPAAGMQLTLLGGAETVDEHRLGDLYAYPDALTRCWVRSNFIASIDGAATAEGKSGGLGAAGDRVLFALMRQLADVIVVGAGTVRVENYGGAQMSVGARQARQARGQAEVPPIAIVTGTGALERDMKVFTHSEVVPLVLTSATALESTRTRLGAAAEVIDCSTSDKTAVDVAMVLAALADRGHLRVLTEGGPRLHGSFIEAKLLDELCLTVAPVLVGGHAPRITTGLAPVQTDLRRAHLLADDDGYLYARYVRTA from the coding sequence ATGGCCCAACCCGCTGCTGGGATGCAGCTCACACTCCTCGGCGGGGCCGAGACCGTTGACGAGCACCGCCTCGGCGACCTGTACGCCTACCCGGACGCGCTGACCCGCTGCTGGGTTCGCTCCAACTTCATCGCCAGCATCGACGGGGCCGCGACCGCCGAAGGCAAGTCGGGCGGTCTCGGTGCCGCCGGCGATCGCGTGCTGTTCGCGCTGATGCGCCAACTCGCCGACGTGATTGTCGTCGGCGCCGGCACGGTGCGCGTCGAAAACTACGGCGGCGCGCAGATGTCGGTGGGGGCCCGGCAGGCGCGGCAGGCCCGCGGGCAGGCCGAGGTGCCGCCGATCGCGATCGTGACCGGAACCGGCGCGCTCGAGCGCGACATGAAGGTGTTCACCCACAGCGAGGTGGTCCCGCTCGTGCTGACGTCGGCGACCGCGCTCGAGTCGACCAGGACCCGCCTCGGCGCGGCCGCCGAGGTGATCGACTGCTCCACGAGCGACAAGACCGCCGTTGACGTCGCCATGGTGCTGGCCGCGCTGGCCGACCGCGGCCACCTGCGGGTCCTCACCGAGGGCGGCCCGCGACTGCACGGCAGCTTCATCGAGGCGAAGCTGCTCGACGAGCTGTGTTTGACCGTCGCCCCGGTCCTCGTCGGTGGCCACGCGCCCCGCATCACCACCGGGCTCGCGCCGGTGCAGACCGACCTGCGGCGCGCGCATCTGTTGGCCGACGACGACGGCTACCTGTACGCCCGCTACGTGCGGACCGCGTGA
- a CDS encoding alpha/beta hydrolase: MHRPAPFATILVAVIALVAGCAPLIGADPQYATQRDRNVSESDATPEAPAGPPPIAAPQTDLAWQECTSRVFDDAGVAAPPGVQLDCATYDADLDTISGAAGSLTVGVVRAQSDRTPADAGPVVFTTGTDLPTSRLLPEWLTRAGADVLETNPIVAVDRRGMGRSSAVDCRDLFDRQEMRDQTQFEPGDDPVANLGAITMTATTSCTDIIAPGDSAYDNAHAAEDLERLRSLWDVPALALLGVGNGAQVALAYAGSHPDKVARLILDSPLPLGISAEAAAEQRVRGQQAALEAFATQCAATNCALGPDPKGAVDALMNAARNGRGPGGASVAALSTAIVTALGFPDGDRVASTAALADTLAAARGGDDGPIMDLINRSEALRESDGQFINRCSDALHRPTPNRVRELVVAWPKVYPQFGAVGALDLVKCLNWPSGKAPKEPNDLDIDVLLLGVQNDPIVGSEGVAATAATIINAGATGKRVMWQGIGHGASIYSPCAMPAVRGYLDTGETPSTDTFCPA; this comes from the coding sequence ATGCATCGGCCGGCCCCGTTCGCCACGATCCTCGTCGCGGTGATCGCACTCGTCGCGGGTTGTGCGCCGCTCATCGGCGCCGACCCGCAGTACGCCACCCAGCGGGACCGCAACGTCAGCGAGTCCGACGCCACCCCCGAGGCCCCGGCGGGCCCACCGCCGATCGCCGCGCCGCAGACCGATCTGGCGTGGCAGGAGTGCACGTCCCGGGTGTTCGACGACGCCGGGGTGGCGGCCCCGCCCGGTGTGCAACTCGACTGCGCCACCTACGACGCCGACCTCGACACCATCAGCGGCGCCGCCGGCAGCCTGACCGTCGGCGTGGTGCGCGCCCAGTCCGACCGGACCCCGGCCGACGCCGGGCCGGTGGTCTTCACGACCGGAACCGACCTGCCCACCTCCCGGCTGCTGCCGGAATGGCTCACCCGCGCCGGCGCCGACGTGCTGGAGACCAACCCGATCGTCGCGGTCGACCGCCGCGGGATGGGCCGCTCCAGCGCGGTGGACTGCCGCGACCTGTTCGACCGGCAGGAGATGCGCGACCAAACCCAGTTCGAACCCGGTGACGACCCCGTCGCGAACCTCGGCGCGATCACCATGACCGCCACCACCAGTTGCACCGACATCATCGCGCCGGGCGATTCCGCCTACGACAACGCGCACGCCGCCGAGGACCTCGAGCGGCTGCGCAGCCTCTGGGATGTGCCCGCCCTGGCGCTGCTCGGCGTCGGCAACGGCGCCCAGGTCGCGCTGGCCTACGCCGGTTCCCACCCCGACAAGGTGGCGCGGCTGATCCTCGATTCCCCGCTGCCACTGGGCATCAGCGCCGAGGCCGCCGCCGAACAACGCGTCCGGGGACAGCAGGCCGCGCTCGAGGCCTTCGCGACCCAGTGCGCGGCGACCAACTGCGCGCTCGGACCGGATCCCAAGGGCGCCGTCGACGCATTGATGAACGCGGCGCGCAACGGCCGCGGACCCGGCGGCGCCTCGGTGGCCGCGCTGAGCACCGCGATCGTGACCGCGCTCGGGTTTCCCGACGGCGACCGGGTCGCCTCGACCGCCGCCCTGGCCGACACGCTGGCCGCGGCGCGCGGCGGCGACGACGGACCGATCATGGATCTGATCAACCGCTCCGAGGCGCTGCGGGAATCGGACGGACAGTTCATCAACCGCTGCAGCGACGCCCTGCACCGGCCCACCCCGAACCGGGTGCGCGAACTCGTCGTCGCCTGGCCCAAGGTGTACCCGCAGTTCGGCGCCGTCGGCGCGCTCGATCTGGTGAAGTGCCTGAACTGGCCCAGCGGCAAGGCCCCGAAGGAACCCAACGACCTCGACATCGACGTCCTGTTGCTCGGCGTGCAGAACGATCCGATCGTCGGCTCCGAGGGCGTGGCCGCCACCGCGGCCACCATCATCAACGCCGGCGCCACCGGCAAACGCGTCATGTGGCAGGGCATCGGGCACGGCGCCAGCATCTACTCCCCCTGCGCCATGCCCGCGGTCCGCGGCTACCTCGACACCGGCGAGACTCCCTCGACCGACACGTTCTGCCCCGCCTGA
- the aftC gene encoding arabinofuranan 3-O-arabinosyltransferase encodes MRCVTAPDSTHHGPRNALLAAFRPRTSAPRTADVLRSILWPIAIMSIFHRTYVLATNGYITDDFGPVYTAVVNFKLGLPVYTGNFDFVDPHYLYPPGGTLLLAPFAYLPVDASRYWYITFNTVAILLAAYFLLRLFKLSLTSVAAPALLLAMYVTESVTSTLVFTNINGCMLLAGVLFFRWLLDGRTSREWLAGVAIGLTLVIKPSLAPLLLLPVLNRQWRPLVGAFGIPLAFNAVAWPLVADPMNFVHRTIPYILGTRDYFNSSILGNGVYYGLPTWLILTLRILFLLLAIGSLYLLYRYYRTRDPLFWMLTSSGVLLTASYLVLSLGQAYYSMMLFPFLMTVVLRNSVLHNWPAWLAIYGFLTMDRYLLWHWPTTGRYLEYMKITYGWSLLLIVVFCVLYFRYLDAKADQRLDQGIDPAWMTPERPRASVDA; translated from the coding sequence TTGCGGTGCGTGACGGCACCTGACTCGACCCATCACGGCCCGCGCAACGCCCTGCTCGCGGCCTTTCGCCCGCGCACCAGCGCGCCGCGGACCGCGGACGTCCTGCGCTCGATCCTGTGGCCCATCGCGATCATGTCGATCTTCCACCGCACCTATGTGCTGGCCACCAACGGCTACATCACCGACGATTTCGGGCCGGTGTACACCGCGGTCGTCAACTTCAAGCTGGGCCTGCCGGTCTACACCGGCAACTTCGACTTCGTGGATCCGCACTACCTGTACCCGCCGGGCGGCACCCTGCTGCTGGCGCCGTTCGCGTATCTCCCGGTCGATGCCTCGCGCTACTGGTACATCACGTTCAACACCGTGGCGATCCTGCTGGCCGCCTACTTCCTGCTGCGGCTGTTCAAGCTGTCGCTGACCTCCGTCGCCGCGCCGGCGCTACTGCTGGCGATGTACGTCACCGAATCGGTGACCAGCACCCTGGTCTTCACCAACATCAACGGCTGCATGCTGCTGGCCGGGGTCTTGTTCTTCCGTTGGCTGCTGGACGGCCGGACCAGTCGAGAATGGCTGGCGGGCGTCGCGATCGGCCTGACCCTGGTGATCAAACCCTCGCTTGCGCCGCTGCTGCTGCTGCCGGTGTTGAATCGCCAGTGGCGGCCGCTGGTCGGCGCCTTCGGGATTCCGCTGGCATTCAACGCCGTGGCGTGGCCGTTGGTGGCCGACCCGATGAACTTCGTGCACCGGACCATCCCCTACATCCTGGGCACCCGGGACTACTTCAACTCCTCGATCCTGGGCAACGGCGTGTATTACGGCCTGCCGACCTGGCTGATACTCACGCTGCGAATCCTGTTCCTGCTGTTGGCAATCGGCAGCCTCTACCTGCTGTACCGCTACTACCGGACCCGGGATCCGCTGTTCTGGATGCTGACGTCGTCCGGGGTGCTGCTGACCGCGTCCTACCTGGTGCTGTCGCTGGGGCAGGCCTACTACTCGATGATGCTGTTCCCGTTCCTGATGACGGTGGTGCTGCGCAATTCGGTGCTGCACAACTGGCCGGCCTGGCTGGCCATCTACGGCTTCTTGACGATGGACCGCTACCTGCTCTGGCACTGGCCGACCACCGGTCGGTACCTGGAGTACATGAAGATCACCTACGGCTGGTCGCTGCTGCTGATCGTGGTGTTCTGCGTGTTGTACTTCCGCTACCTCGACGCCAAGGCCGACCAACGTCTTGATCAGGGTATTGACCCAGCTTGGATGACGCCGGAGCGGCCGCGCGCTAGCGTGGACGCATGA
- the msrB gene encoding peptide-methionine (R)-S-oxide reductase MsrB — protein sequence MTRTQPTDLPPAKVALTDDEWRQKLTPEEFAVLRQAGTERPGVGEYVDTHTEGVYQCRACGAELFRSSEKFDSHCGWPSFFDPSQSDAVILRPDDSHGMRRVEVLCSSCHSHLGHVFTGEGYPTPTDQRYCINSISLRLVATEL from the coding sequence ATGACCCGCACCCAGCCGACGGATCTTCCGCCCGCCAAGGTCGCCCTCACCGACGACGAGTGGCGTCAGAAGCTGACCCCCGAGGAATTCGCGGTGCTACGCCAGGCCGGCACCGAACGCCCCGGCGTCGGCGAATACGTCGACACCCACACCGAGGGCGTCTATCAGTGCCGGGCCTGTGGCGCCGAATTGTTCCGCAGCTCAGAGAAATTCGATTCGCACTGCGGATGGCCGTCGTTCTTCGACCCGTCGCAGTCCGACGCGGTGATCCTGCGTCCCGACGACTCCCACGGCATGCGCCGGGTGGAGGTGCTGTGCTCCAGCTGCCACAGCCACCTCGGCCACGTGTTCACCGGCGAGGGTTACCCCACGCCCACCGACCAGCGCTACTGCATCAACTCGATCTCGCTGCGGCTGGTCGCCACGGAGCTCTGA
- the hemQ gene encoding hydrogen peroxide-dependent heme synthase has translation MAKLDYDALNSMTRYMMISVFAAQAEALEQDRSAVVEETSTFLKQQEDNGVVVRGLYDVAGFRADADFMMWTHSERVESLQATYRDFRRTTLGRASDPVWSVVALHRPAEFNKSHVPAFVAGEDPGDYICVYPFVRSLEWYLLPDEERRRMLVEHGMEGREYPDVRANTVPAFALGDYEWVLAFEGPDLARIVELMWKLRYTDARRHVREETPFYTGPRVSPEQLINALP, from the coding sequence ATGGCCAAGTTGGATTATGACGCCCTCAATTCCATGACGAGATACATGATGATCTCGGTGTTCGCCGCCCAGGCGGAGGCGTTGGAGCAGGACCGTTCCGCCGTCGTCGAGGAAACGTCGACGTTCCTCAAACAGCAGGAAGACAACGGCGTGGTGGTTCGCGGTCTGTACGACGTGGCCGGTTTCCGCGCCGACGCGGACTTCATGATGTGGACGCATTCCGAGCGGGTCGAGTCGCTGCAGGCCACCTACCGGGATTTCCGCCGCACGACCCTGGGCCGGGCCAGCGACCCGGTGTGGAGTGTGGTGGCCTTGCACCGCCCCGCCGAATTCAACAAGAGCCACGTCCCGGCCTTCGTCGCGGGCGAGGACCCCGGCGACTACATCTGCGTCTACCCGTTCGTGCGCTCGCTCGAGTGGTACCTGCTGCCGGACGAGGAGCGTCGCAGGATGCTCGTCGAGCACGGCATGGAGGGCCGCGAGTACCCGGATGTGCGGGCCAACACGGTGCCGGCCTTCGCGCTCGGCGACTACGAGTGGGTGCTCGCGTTCGAAGGCCCGGACCTGGCCCGCATCGTCGAATTGATGTGGAAGCTGCGCTACACCGATGCGCGCCGCCACGTGCGGGAGGAAACGCCGTTCTACACCGGGCCGCGGGTCAGCCCCGAGCAGTTGATCAACGCGTTGCCCTGA
- a CDS encoding protoporphyrinogen oxidase has protein sequence MTAAYCIVGGGISGLVAAFRLRRLVGPEASITVFDPADRLGGVLRTERVAGQPLDVGAEAFVVRRPEVPELLAELGLAATQVGTTGIRPLLYCGGRLHPLPAETVNGIPSSAASMSGLVGDDVLEWMTAEPSRPMPWRPGADPAVGDVVGDRFGAQVVARAVDPMLAGVYAGSAATIGMRAAVPTVVAALDRGAPSLTAAVRSALPPTTGAPVFGAVAGGYEVLLRALVEQSGLSWVQTTVEAVAADGPRWMVRDDEGAHFRADAVILALPAPRLAPLVASVAPRSAAAAAKVATASSAVVALAVPGGTPLPQRSGVLVATGERLHAKALTLSSRKWGRGGNAELLRLSFGRFGDSIARSASDDELLAWSLRDLGTIFDIEVDPVDVRVQRWLDAMPQYGPGHAAIAAEIRAGLPRGLAVAGSYLDGIGVPACVAAASRAAAEVARWGSR, from the coding sequence GTGACGGCCGCGTACTGCATCGTCGGCGGGGGCATCTCGGGTCTGGTCGCGGCCTTCCGACTGCGCCGGTTGGTGGGCCCGGAGGCCTCGATCACGGTATTCGACCCCGCCGACCGGCTCGGCGGGGTGCTGCGCACCGAACGGGTCGCGGGCCAACCGCTGGACGTCGGTGCCGAGGCGTTCGTCGTGCGCCGCCCCGAGGTCCCGGAATTGCTGGCCGAATTGGGTTTGGCGGCAACCCAGGTCGGCACCACCGGGATCCGACCGCTGCTGTACTGCGGGGGCCGGCTGCATCCGCTGCCGGCCGAGACCGTCAACGGGATTCCCAGCTCGGCGGCCTCGATGAGCGGGCTCGTCGGCGACGACGTGCTGGAGTGGATGACGGCCGAGCCGTCGCGTCCGATGCCGTGGCGGCCCGGCGCCGACCCCGCGGTCGGCGACGTCGTGGGGGACCGGTTCGGCGCGCAGGTGGTCGCGCGCGCCGTCGACCCGATGCTGGCGGGGGTGTACGCGGGTTCGGCCGCGACCATCGGGATGCGCGCGGCGGTACCGACCGTGGTGGCCGCGCTGGACCGCGGCGCCCCGAGCCTGACCGCGGCCGTGCGGTCCGCGCTGCCGCCCACCACGGGCGCCCCGGTGTTCGGTGCCGTCGCGGGCGGCTACGAGGTGCTGCTGCGGGCGCTGGTGGAACAGAGCGGGTTGAGCTGGGTGCAGACCACGGTCGAGGCCGTGGCCGCCGACGGGCCCCGCTGGATGGTGCGCGACGACGAGGGCGCACACTTCCGGGCCGACGCGGTGATCCTGGCGCTGCCCGCGCCGCGGCTGGCCCCGCTGGTGGCCTCGGTGGCGCCCCGCAGCGCGGCCGCGGCGGCCAAGGTGGCGACGGCGTCGTCGGCGGTGGTGGCGCTGGCGGTGCCGGGCGGCACCCCGCTGCCGCAACGCTCGGGCGTGCTGGTGGCGACCGGTGAGCGGTTGCACGCCAAGGCGCTGACGCTGTCGAGCCGCAAGTGGGGCCGCGGCGGCAACGCCGAGTTGCTGCGGTTGTCGTTCGGCCGCTTCGGCGACAGCATCGCCCGCAGCGCCTCCGACGACGAGTTGTTGGCCTGGTCGCTGCGCGACCTCGGCACGATCTTCGACATCGAGGTGGACCCCGTCGACGTGCGCGTGCAGCGCTGGCTGGACGCGATGCCGCAGTACGGTCCGGGCCACGCCGCGATCGCGGCCGAGATCCGGGCCGGGCTGCCGCGCGGCCTGGCGGTGGCCGGCAGTTACCTCGACGGCATCGGCGTGCCGGCCTGCGTGGCCGCGGCGAGCCGGGCCGCGGCCGAGGTGGCCCGGTGGGGGTCGCGTTAG